A genomic stretch from Melospiza georgiana isolate bMelGeo1 chromosome 29, bMelGeo1.pri, whole genome shotgun sequence includes:
- the AQP2 gene encoding aquaporin-2 codes for MMWELRSIAFSRAVLAEFLATLVFVLFGLGSALNWPSAPAPSTLQIALAFGLAIGTLVQALGHVSGAHINPAVTLGCLLGSQLSLLRAVFYVAAQLLGGVVGAAILHEVTPASARQGLALNKLHNETTTGQAVTVELFLTFQLVLCVFASTDERREDNLGSPALSIGLSVAVGHLLGIRYTGCSMNPARSFAPAVVVGDFSDHWVFWVGPLIGAAAASILYNFVLFPQAKTLSERLAILKGCEPEQDWAEREARRRQSVELHSPQSLPRGMSEKV; via the exons ATGATGTGGGAACTGCGCTCCATCGCCTTCAGCAGGGCCGTCCTGGCGGAATTCCTGGCCACTCTGGTCTTCGTGCTCTTCGGCCTGGGCTCGGCGCTGAACTGGCCCTCGGCGCCGGCGCCGAGCACGCTGCAGATCGCGCTGGCCTTCGGGCTGGCCATCGGCACGCTGGTGCAGGCCCTGGGCCACGTCAGCGGCGCCCACATCAACCCGGCCGTGAcgctgggctgcctgctgggctcgcagctctccctgctccgcGCCGTCTTCTACGTGGCggcccagctgctggggggCGTCGTGGGCGCCGCCATCCTGCACGAGGTGACCCCGGCCAGCGCCCGCCAGGGCCTGGCCCTCAACAAG CTGCACAATGAGACCACAACGGGGCAGGCGGTGACGGTGGAGCTGTTCCTCACCTTCCAGCTGGTCCTGTGTGTCTTTGCTTCCACGGACGAGCGGCGTGAGGACAACCTGGGCTCCCCTGCCCTCTCCATCGGCCTCTCTGTGGCCGTGGGGCACCTCCTCGGG ATCCGTTACACCGGCTGCTCCATGAACCCCGCCAGGTCCTTCGCCCCCGCCGTCGTCGTGGGAGACTTCAGCGACCACTGG gtgttCTGGGTAGGCCCCCTGattggggctgcagcagcctccatCCTCTACAACTTCGTGCTGTTCCCACAGGCCAAAACCCTCTCGGAGCGCCTGGCCATCCTCAAGGGCTGCGAGCCCGAGCAGGACTGGGCCGAGCGCGAGGCCCGGCGGCGCCAGTCCGTGGAGCTGCACTCgccccagagcctgcccagggGCATGTCTGAGAAGGTGTAG